Part of the Cottoperca gobio chromosome 1, fCotGob3.1, whole genome shotgun sequence genome, GGCATTTTTGACTGAAACAAAGCtgttatcaaaatagttgccaataaATTTTCTCTTGACTAATTGATTActaattgtttaatttctttactCCTTTTGAGTGgcctctattttttttttttttaactgtacaatctgaaaaaacaaacttgGTGTTTGTGTAGGCAGCCAATGCCTTCCTGGCCCAGCGGATCAGCAGCATCAACAGTATCAGCGCTCTGTGCGAGTCCACCGGGGCCGATGTGGAGGAGGTGGCCAAGGCCATTGGTATGGACCAGAGAATAGGCAGCAAGTTTCTCAAAGCCAGCATAGGTAAGAAACGCATTCCAAAAGATGTTTAAAGTGAGCTTCTATGTAAAGTTTCATTAATTTAAACTCGGATTAAGTGTTGCCTTCTATATCTTTTGCTTCTTGAACACCCTGGTCAGGTTTTGGTGGAAGCTGTTTCCAGAAGGACGTGCTGAATTTGGTGTACCTGTGCGAGGCCCTCAACCTGCCTGAGGTAGCCTCCTACTGGCAGCAGGTGAGAACTATAGCAcctattttgtgtgtgtgtgtgtgtgtgtgtgtgtgtgtgtgtgtgtgtgtgtgtgtgtgtgtgtgtgtgtgtgtgtgtgtgtgtgtgtgtgtgtgtgtgtgtgtgtgtgtgtgtgtgtgtgtgtgtcatcaacaaattatttaatttaacctTGCCAGGTATATtcagttacatagttatattaAGCCTCTTGCTTATAGTCCCTAGTTGAGATTCCTCTAGTGGTTTATTGCCTAATTTGTTATGTTTCAGGTGATCGACATGAATGAGTACCAAAGGCGGAGGTTTGCCTGCAGGATTATTGACTGCCTCTTCAACACTGTTACTGGTAAAAAGATTGCTCTGCTGGGCTTCTCCTTCAAAAAAGACACAGGTGACACAAGGTTAGTCATTTCATGTAGTTTGATTTCTTTTCATTACCTTCTCACACCCTTGTAGACATTTGTCAACTTccagttattttatatttcttccaAACAGCTTTATGTTAATCATTAACCTGGGATTGCTTGTTTGATCACACTTGAACTCCACATGAACTtccaacattgtgtgtgtgtgtgtgtgtgtgtgtgtgtgtgtgtgtgtgtgtgtgtgtgtgtgtgtgtgtgtgtgtgtgtgtgtgtgtgtgtgtctcgtaCAGGGAGTCGTCCAGCATCTACATCTCTAAGTATCTGATGGATGAGGGAGCCAAGCTCTTCATCTACGACCCCAAAGTTCTAAAGGAGCAAATCATTAACGACCTCTCCCAGCCCCACATCTCAGAGGACAACCCacaaagaggtgtgtgtgttcaccaaAGTTCAAATGCAGCTTATTTGCCTTTTATTACATCAAATGGAAGGGAGTGTACAGgaaatatgagagagagagaagggggaagcCTGAAAGTTGGGACTACATAATTGGTGTTTTAAACCCCTAGGCCAGTATCACCTGGCAAAAGAACCACAAAGAACTAACTAACTAAgaattaatattttaagaaaAATGCCAATAAATCTGTGGTTCTAGCCCCTGAAAATGGTGAATAGCTGCTGGTTTAATTAAAttgttgtgcagcagttgcaGTACAAAATAGGAAAATTAATGCAAATATAAAAGATCAAAAAAGGTGCAAATCCAAAATGTACACAATGCCAAAAATATAACAGCTTAATGGGGAGGATAATTCTTGGTGGTGTTGCTGCATATAGTTATACAATATCAAATCTGGTTTTTTTCACCTTCAGATAGAAAATAGTAAAACAGCAAAAATCTGAATCTTAAATTTACTATAATTTTACAGACCAACCGATCTGCAAATAACGGTCAGATTAATCACTATTCCTGATAAATCTTAATCACTTAGACACTTTGCTGAATGGTTTGTTAGGAATCTTTTGAAAAAACATTCAGTCATTTATTTCTGATGCTACGCTGTAGTGATCACGAGCTGACAGACCCGGTTTTTTTTCTTAGTGTCGGAGCTGGTGACTGTGACCTCCGACCCTTATGAGGCCTGCCAGAGTGCACACGCATTGGTCATCTGCACTGAGTGGGACATGTTTAAGGTCACTAtcacacttttgttttcctACCATCTTATTAATTGCTTCATCTCGGGAATAGAAAGCTTTCAAATCATCATACCTCTCGAATTCCACCATAGGAGCTGGACTATGAGAAGATATACAAGAAGATGCTGAAGCCGGCCTTCATATTCGATGGTCGCAGAGTGCTGGACCACCTCCACCCTCACCTCCAGAACATCGGCTTCCAGGTGAGCAGACGGAAAACACACCATACTGTTGCACATCGCAACAAAATCTACAAAACCAAAATGAAAGTTGTTGAACGGACTACCACGGGTAACGATTGCCTTTCTCTTCCTGCAGATCGAGACCATCGGTAAGAAAGTGACCGTAACACGGATCCCCTACACGCCAGCAGCTGTTTGTCGCATCACTGCCACTGAACCTCCCACCAAGAAAGCCAAAGTCTAAAACTCGCTTCAcctccaccccccctcccctcgaCATGCAACACATTCCTCTGTAAACCTTTTTAATTGCTGGTGAAACATGTTATTCAGGTCCGCCCCCCTGCAGCCTGCCCCCCTCCGAGAGGAAGAAGTTGAGCTTTCAGTCCAAAATAGTTTGAATGTGATCCATGAATGTGTTTGAATCTTTGGAAGAAGTTTAGTGATAAAGCATCACTAAACACTTTTTTCAATAAGTTTGTGAAATAGCATTTACCAACCAaacctttcacacatgcaccaTCTTTCTTACAGTATTTACTAGATAATCAAGTATTGTTGCTAAATTGCTAatcattttatactattttataaaaatattatattttatctgTATGTTAATCAGTATTTGTCCTCCTGCATCAGTGACTTTTTACTCCAATAAAATGTGAAGTGTGTCCTTAATTTGTGCCTCTTGGTGATTCCGAATCGAtggaaagaagaaaagtgatacaaaaatgaaaacaaacacgtGGCTGGATTAGTTTTAGttctttaaatgtacattttaaagatgtattttgtctaaaccaggggtcttcaacgtttttcaggtcaAGGTGTAACTGGTGCAGGGACCCTCTACTGTATAgaagaggtccgtgcgtggcggaactttcttttagttcacccctccactctgtctctgactgtaggtgtgtgtcgccgcccttcgcgaagtacagcggaggagggaatgtgaatgcgcaaagcaaaaaaatgtaatactttaaatactttttttatttcatgtctaAACAATCGCTGTGTAACGTTTAAAATGTTCACGTTAGACAAGCAGTCTGGGCCTAAATTGGCTCTTTATCAAATACAGATATCAAAAGTACCTCTTTCTATACTTCCATACCTGGAAAAAAAGGGCAATTTGGGCTGAATTTGTACGTTTTTCTAAcgtaataataatttaaaacatagCGTTCAACAGTGTTACAAGTCTGCAGCAACcagtgatttatttttgcatcatGGAGTCTCTGCAAGAATCctcagacaaaaaaaacttttaaactcTTCATTAAATCTGTCCTGAAGCAGCAAACATCAAAGAGCTCATACACAAAGCTTGCGGTTAAAGATCAGTAGCTCTCTACCTGAAGTCCAGAGCCCCTGAGGGGAGGGAGTTCACGGTGGATGTGATTTAGGGGCCCTTGAGATACAAAGATTGCAAATTACAGCTCCTGCTATCACTAAGTTGCATTTTTTAGTTGTCAGGGGTACACTGACAAGCCTCACCCGGGTTATCTACAAGTCCGCAAGCAAATAACTGCTGTTTTTTCTCATTGATCTCTCCCTAAAACCAGACCTCTGGGTTGTCACAGGTGAACAGAGGAGGACAAATGCATTGAAAAGGAAGAGAATAGTCCCTATACTTAACTTGAGGTCTCGGTAATGCCACCTGTATTAGTTCTTGACTTGCTGTTAGTACTCGtatgtttaaagtgtttcctGTGCTACAGCTTGTGATGCATTATGATACGGCAGGAGTAAAGCTGATTTTGTCGTTGTAAATATGTATAGTTATTAGGTAGGGGAAAGACTAAAGGGGATCAAGCCTCTAGAAACTGCTGATTTGGTGCATTTCATTCTGATATAGTGACTTCtgctttcctcttcttcagtaGAATCTTCAGAAAGAACTCGCCTGTAAAGAGACGACGACGgattagaaaataaatcaaatgtatttatatagcccaatatcacaaattatacatgtgcctcagtgtgctttacagactgtacaggatacgacaccctctgtccttagaccctcgcatcgcacaaggaaaaacttcctaataTACATTTCTTCTGTCTGACCCACGACATTTACCTGGCTGTATATTACGTCTTCTACGACGATGTATATTAATGTAGCTGTTGCAATACAGCAGTGGCTAGATTCCCTGTTTTAGTTTAACAACGCTTGAAAGAGTATGTGAGAAAATCAAAGCTTTGATCCAATTCACCCAAATGATAAAAAAGCATATTCTCACACTTAACTTCATAGCAAcacaaataattgtatttatcaaaatgttttatttgctgaTGTGTTGAGATCTAAGAGTAGTGAATATGGCATTAAAATATTCACTGAACAGTTTTCATTGGAACTACTTGAAGAAACAGTCCCTATGTAAATAGtgtgttatcattattattattattaaaagaccTTACTGCAGCTAAATTattaaatgcaatttaatttgaaatgcatGTTCAGCATAAACAAAATTGCATTCACTTACATTGTATTGTGTCTCACAGACAGATATCTTAACCCAAAACCATCTGCATGTCTAGATACCACAAGAGGGCTAAATTAGTCTTTTTTCCAATTTTGGTGAATTGACACTTTAAACTGCTGTTGCAGTGAGAGCTGCAAATAATGATtatcattatcgattaatctgcagatcatttttttaattaattaaatcaattgacctatgaaatgtcagaaaatagtgaaaaatgtccatcccagtttctcaaagtccaggtatatgtctttaaatgtcttgtcagtccaaaaaacaaagataatcAGTTTAATAGgatagaaaaacagagaaaagcaggacatttttatatttggagATCTGGAAACAGCATTTCCTAAATTTCTTGCATGAAAAAGAACTTAAATAgtttgcaataaaaaaaaaaaaaaattgtcaaTCGATTAATGGATTCGTTTCAGCTCACAACCTGAAATATTCTGTAGttgtagataataataataaagtcgTCCTGTGTCGCTGGAATAATTCTACTGTGCAGGGTGGAGTGTGGTTCTCACCTGCTTTGTAGGAGGATCGAACCAGTGGCCCACTAGCTGTGTAAGCGAAGCCCATCTCATTCCCAACTTTCTCCCAGTGGGCAAACCTCTCTGGGGTGACATATTCCTCCACCTAAACCCAAACACACATTGTCACAATGTGCATTCATTtaccaaatgtgtatttttcttgCATTACTGTTGCCTTAGTAAAAGGGGAAATACTCCATAAAAAGTTGAATGCGTTTACCTTTAGGTGGCGTTTAGTGGGTTGCATGTACTGGCCGAGTGTTAGACAGTCAACTTCTGCCTCTCGTAACTCTGCATAATCACACAGTGTGGTCAGGACATTGTTGCACTTTGCATCACATGTTTGTAAGTATGTCTATGTGTACACACCAGTCAAAGTGTTGAGTATCTGTTGGTCAGTCTCGCCCAGTCCCAACATGATTGAAGTCTTGGTGAGCACAGTGGGTTTGACCTTTTAGCATGCTTCAGGACACTCAGCGACTGGTCAATGTTCGCTCTTGGGTCACGCACAAACCTGCAAACAGATGGGACAGATGGACATCGTTATTGAAAAATAGAATCATAGTTAAATATATAACcctatatttaaaatatacaccCAGATTACCATAAACAATTAATATATTGTGTCTTTCCTATGTTGACACATCTGCAGTTCATCTAGTATTTAAACTGACAGATATGGCTCTGatgcgccccctgctggtcagtGTGTGTATTACTGTCCTGCCTGTTACAGACTTCCCTCTTGAGGCAACATgtcacttgtataagagtacagtaaaactacaaaaaatatttttatacatatatataaaaatatatatacacatatatataaaaaaatatatatatatataaaaaaatataatatatatatatatatatatatatatatacatacatacatacatatacatacataaatatacatacataaatatacatatatatatatatatattatatatatattatatatatatacatatatacatatatatacacatatatatacatatatatatgatatatatataatatatatatatatatatatacatatatatatatataatataatatatatatatattattatatatatatattattatatatattatatatatatatatatatatatatatatatatatatatatatatatatatatatatatattatatattattatattatatttatataaataaaagaataatgcATATACAGAGTTAATAGTCCAGAAAGATGTGTGTGACCACATTTTAGTGTCATGCATATCAGTGTAAACATAATTTCCTCATTTTTCAAAAACCCTGTTTTTCCTCAGTACCTTTGCAGCTCTCGCACTGTCTCCACATTGTGGGCATACACATCTAACCCTGACAGGGCGATCTTCTCTACTGCTGCCAGGTCACCGCGAAAATCAGGcgtcagacattcaaccagtaTGTGAGAGTCCCTAAGATGAGGATGACAAAAGTGCTAATTTATTAATTTTGCACAAATATTAAGATACAAACACCTGATGAATCCAAAAGGGTGGAGAGATTATACCTTTCCTTCAGGTTGAAGACGGTCTTAGCAAAGTGCTCTGCCCCTCCATCAGCAATATCTGgggggaaataaaagaaaacaaatgtggcTTAACGGGCAAAAACTGTTAATACTATTGAAAGGTTTGCTGGCTTTCTTAAATTTATGGACACCTATATTTGttaaccttttttaaatctaatctGAAAAAATCAaatctgtaaaaaaatattttttgtatgtTGCTTTGTATTTTTGCTGATTCATAAGTCACCTGATTAACTGGCAAAGCATGGTATGTTGGAACAGACAACACGTTTAATTTAGATCTACACTGAAGTTTATGTGCTCTGTTCCTCACTGTGTGTGACGTGTTGTTGACTTTACAGGTCATACAGCAGAcgttcttatccagagcgacttacagtgaactatctacagtccccctggagcaactcagggttaagtgccttgctcaggggcacaatgctggaagccctggtattgaactcacaaccatctggtgttgtatttggaagccagaccactaggccatcaccacacCCTGACATGAATGAGTGCAATCGAAAGTAATGATTACAGCTCATGCCACAAGCCTCTagatcaggggtattcaactacatttctaagaggtccagttagagaagaTTTCCgtgagcaaaggtccggagcatcataatgtctcacgtgcgttatgaattagtgtgagatatattgaagaagcctagtagctgtatcaacttctgcacgtcatcaacagctgactgtcaaatctaataaagaaagtacaatttaaaaacatttagacaatatgtattgtcacttaacattgaactatacacacacacacacacacacacacacacacacacacacacacacacacacacacacacacacacacacaactgtagatatgtataatgttattctcaggctgcatttaaaaatacaatttagaaaataaataaatatcttttgaaaaaccagtgccgtaaatacgagaaaagctgcgccggttaaaatagaagcgcccgtaaaaattgaaaatcccttaataatttattgattataggtctgggtccggataggtcggcgtctgggtccggactcggaccgccagttagtgacccctgctttaaatgaATCAGTTCCAAACTTCAGGTTTACGGAGTTATTCTGGATTACTTTGCCAAGTAAAATCCAGAATACATAATACTTTAAAATCAGTTTCCTTGTAAAAATGAGGTGTTATTGTTAGCAATGATGTTCAGACAGACCTGGGAAGAATTGGGTAGATGCATTTAGTTAGGAAGACATTACCATCTCTGTCGACCGAGGTGAGAACCACATAGTCTAGCCCCCAGGCAGCGATGGCCTTGGCTGTATTGTAGGGCTCGTCTGGGTCCAGAGGTGGAGGCCGACGGGCCGTCTTTATGGAGCAGAACCTGCACCCACGGGTACACGTGTCCCCCATCAGCtacacacaaagagagtgaTACAACCTTAGTTATTTGCATGTTGTTTGACTGGGACAAATCATCCCCACAGATATGTGTCATGAGGAGTTCCCTTGTAATCTGTTACACAAGCAACAAGTGTAGTTTTATTAAATGCAtggattttatttcattttattggaTCTATGTATAAGATTATGTGAAACTAGAAGCACTTCATATTATTGATTTCTACTCTTTTTGGAGAATATCAGCATGACACACACGTACTAGATGCACAGAGATGACGGTCAATAGAATTCAGTTGCACCACAGAGTCACGGTGTGCCAGGAGACTTACCATGATGGTGGCTGTGGCTGTGGCGTACTCTCCTCCTCCCCAGCATTCTCCAATGTTAGGACACCTGGCCTCCTCACACACCtgtgaaaaaacacacagtcttaaaatgcaataaaactgACACAGGGTTGTTGTCGGACATGTATCCAGTGTTAAATATAGATAGATCCTCATATACAAGCAATTCAAGTTTgcaatttaatacatttgttacAAAAAATATCCAAATTGTTATCTTCATCTGAAAGGCAAGTATTGTTACCAAGGTAAAACTCTCTATATCACTTGAGTCCATGTATTTGAAAGATATAAttgatgaaattatttttaacattgcATTTATTTGTCGTGATCCTTCTATGAAAGGGGACAGGTGGACTCAAACATGGCATGCAAATGCCCCCTCCCCAGTTTGAAGCGTCAGTATTCATTAAGTTTCTCCACTGACTTATGCAGATCTTTTCTTTTAACTTGTCACTTGTCAACTTACTGTGTGCAGGTTGAGGTCTCTCAGTGTGTTCTTCAGCTTGTTGAAGTTTTTTCCAATGGGGATCTCCGTCTTCAGCCATGGAGGAAGCCGCAGCCTGTCACAGAAACATCAGCAGAGCCATTCACTAAATGTGCAAGAATGGTCTTGTCTCCATGTTGGTTTGGACGATGT contains:
- the ugdh gene encoding UDP-glucose 6-dehydrogenase yields the protein MFQIKRICCIGAGYVGGPTCSVIAQMCPDITVTVVDINESRIKAWNSDTLPIYEPGLKEVVESCRGTNLFFSTDIDSAIRDADLVFISVNTPTKTYGMGKGRAADLKYIEACARRIVEVSNGYKIVTEKSTVPVRAAESIRRIFDANTKPSLNLQVLSNPEFLAEGTAVRDLKEPDRVLIGGDETAEGQRAIRALCAVYENWVPKARIITTNTWSSELSKLAANAFLAQRISSINSISALCESTGADVEEVAKAIGMDQRIGSKFLKASIGFGGSCFQKDVLNLVYLCEALNLPEVASYWQQVIDMNEYQRRRFACRIIDCLFNTVTGKKIALLGFSFKKDTGDTRESSSIYISKYLMDEGAKLFIYDPKVLKEQIINDLSQPHISEDNPQRVSELVTVTSDPYEACQSAHALVICTEWDMFKELDYEKIYKKMLKPAFIFDGRRVLDHLHPHLQNIGFQIETIGKKVTVTRIPYTPAAVCRITATEPPTKKAKV
- the lias gene encoding LOW QUALITY PROTEIN: lipoyl synthase, mitochondrial (The sequence of the model RefSeq protein was modified relative to this genomic sequence to represent the inferred CDS: inserted 1 base in 1 codon), whose amino-acid sequence is MALLKQSCCVAGRYSTNHLWLSPRCIPHVYTSSMTTVAKSSTDPVDKKKELLGDDGPDLQDFISGDLSEKSKWEEYRGNLKRGKGERLRLPPWLKTEIPIGKNFNKLKNTLRDLNLHTVCEEARCPNIGECWGGGEYATATATIMLMGDTCTRGCRFCSIKTARRPPPLDPDEPYNTAKAIAAWGLDYVVLTSVDRDDIADGGAEHFAKTVFNLKERDSHILVECLTPDFRGDLAAVEKIALSGLDVYAHNVETVRELQRFVRDPRANIDQSLSVLKHAXKVKPTVLTKTSIMLGLGETDQQILNTLTELREAEVDCLTLGQYMQPTKRHLKVEEYVTPERFAHWEKVGNEMGFAYTASGPLVRSSYKAGEFFLKILLKKRKAEVTISE